The following coding sequences lie in one Apostichopus japonicus isolate 1M-3 chromosome 13, ASM3797524v1, whole genome shotgun sequence genomic window:
- the LOC139979159 gene encoding tumor necrosis factor alpha-induced protein 8-like protein 2 isoform X1, with protein MENSQSSDEDVAEGNAQIDSKSFGLKAQKKILGKMASSKKVTKAFIDDEMAALLDNVYRLCKVYSGNKKDADKIMKSIIKTTIKIGILYRNNQFSQEEMALAERFKSKFRSTILTFISFHEVPFTFDKNHMVSMLTDCQDILVLLVKRHLTEKSLNRIKSVFHYFSDGQLQDMVFEPDTPLQPQIVKIINQLNKLIDDKVI; from the exons ATGGAGAATTCACAGAGCAGTGATGAAGACG TGGCCGAGGGGAATGCCCAAATAGACAGTAAGAGCTTCGGGCTGAAAGCTCAGAAGAAGATACTCGGGAAGATGGCATCCTCCAAGAAGGTGACGAAGGCGTTTATCGACGACGAGATGGCTGCTCTGCTGGATAATGTCTACCGATTATGTAAGGTGTACTCAGGAAATAAGAAGGATGCGGACAAGATCATGAAGAGCATCATCAAAACCACCATAAAGATCGGCATCCTCTACCGGAACAACCAGTTCTCGCAGGAGGAAATGGCACTGGCAGAGAGGTTCAAGTCCAAATTTAGATCAACTATATTAACATTTATAAGCTTCCATGAAGTGCCCTTTACTTTCGATAAGAACCATATGGTTAGCATGCTGACAGACTGTCAGGATATACTGGTGTTACTAGTCAAACGGCATCTAACGGAAAAGTCGCTCAACCGAATCAAATCGGTGTTTCATTACTTTAGCGACGGCCAGTTGCAAGACATGGTGTTTGAGCCGGACACGCCATTACAACCACAGATTGTGAAAATTATCAATCAACTAAACAAGCTGATAGACGATAAAGTtatttag
- the LOC139979159 gene encoding tumor necrosis factor alpha-induced protein 8-like protein 2 isoform X2, which yields MEFLSSDEDVAEGNAQIDSKSFGLKAQKKILGKMASSKKVTKAFIDDEMAALLDNVYRLCKVYSGNKKDADKIMKSIIKTTIKIGILYRNNQFSQEEMALAERFKSKFRSTILTFISFHEVPFTFDKNHMVSMLTDCQDILVLLVKRHLTEKSLNRIKSVFHYFSDGQLQDMVFEPDTPLQPQIVKIINQLNKLIDDKVI from the exons ATGGAGTTCCTCAGCAGCGATGAAGATG TGGCCGAGGGGAATGCCCAAATAGACAGTAAGAGCTTCGGGCTGAAAGCTCAGAAGAAGATACTCGGGAAGATGGCATCCTCCAAGAAGGTGACGAAGGCGTTTATCGACGACGAGATGGCTGCTCTGCTGGATAATGTCTACCGATTATGTAAGGTGTACTCAGGAAATAAGAAGGATGCGGACAAGATCATGAAGAGCATCATCAAAACCACCATAAAGATCGGCATCCTCTACCGGAACAACCAGTTCTCGCAGGAGGAAATGGCACTGGCAGAGAGGTTCAAGTCCAAATTTAGATCAACTATATTAACATTTATAAGCTTCCATGAAGTGCCCTTTACTTTCGATAAGAACCATATGGTTAGCATGCTGACAGACTGTCAGGATATACTGGTGTTACTAGTCAAACGGCATCTAACGGAAAAGTCGCTCAACCGAATCAAATCGGTGTTTCATTACTTTAGCGACGGCCAGTTGCAAGACATGGTGTTTGAGCCGGACACGCCATTACAACCACAGATTGTGAAAATTATCAATCAACTAAACAAGCTGATAGACGATAAAGTtatttag
- the LOC139979159 gene encoding tumor necrosis factor alpha-induced protein 8-like protein 2 isoform X3, translated as MTMAEGNAQIDSKSFGLKAQKKILGKMASSKKVTKAFIDDEMAALLDNVYRLCKVYSGNKKDADKIMKSIIKTTIKIGILYRNNQFSQEEMALAERFKSKFRSTILTFISFHEVPFTFDKNHMVSMLTDCQDILVLLVKRHLTEKSLNRIKSVFHYFSDGQLQDMVFEPDTPLQPQIVKIINQLNKLIDDKVI; from the coding sequence TGGCCGAGGGGAATGCCCAAATAGACAGTAAGAGCTTCGGGCTGAAAGCTCAGAAGAAGATACTCGGGAAGATGGCATCCTCCAAGAAGGTGACGAAGGCGTTTATCGACGACGAGATGGCTGCTCTGCTGGATAATGTCTACCGATTATGTAAGGTGTACTCAGGAAATAAGAAGGATGCGGACAAGATCATGAAGAGCATCATCAAAACCACCATAAAGATCGGCATCCTCTACCGGAACAACCAGTTCTCGCAGGAGGAAATGGCACTGGCAGAGAGGTTCAAGTCCAAATTTAGATCAACTATATTAACATTTATAAGCTTCCATGAAGTGCCCTTTACTTTCGATAAGAACCATATGGTTAGCATGCTGACAGACTGTCAGGATATACTGGTGTTACTAGTCAAACGGCATCTAACGGAAAAGTCGCTCAACCGAATCAAATCGGTGTTTCATTACTTTAGCGACGGCCAGTTGCAAGACATGGTGTTTGAGCCGGACACGCCATTACAACCACAGATTGTGAAAATTATCAATCAACTAAACAAGCTGATAGACGATAAAGTtatttag